A region from the Rufibacter sp. DG15C genome encodes:
- the murQ gene encoding N-acetylmuramic acid 6-phosphate etherase produces the protein MSTTETASHYNHLEQMSVHELLTNINKEDKTVPLSVEKAIPQLEKLVEATVARMKEGGRLFYIGAGTSGRLGVVDASECPPTFGVPFDMVIGIMAGGDKAIRKAVEFAEDDDQQAILDMDAYGLNEKDVVVGIAASGRTPYVIGGLEACNARGITTGCIVCNANSKVAAVAKFPVEVVTGPEFLTGSTRMKAGTAQKLALNMLTTSTMIQLGRVKGNKMVDMQLTNHKLVDRGTRMIMEELNISEEKARELLDLHGSVRAAIVAAQNN, from the coding sequence TGAGCACTACAGAAACCGCCTCGCACTACAATCATCTGGAGCAGATGAGCGTGCATGAGCTGCTAACCAATATCAACAAAGAAGACAAGACCGTCCCGCTGTCCGTAGAGAAAGCCATTCCACAGTTGGAGAAGCTGGTGGAAGCCACCGTGGCCAGGATGAAAGAAGGCGGCCGCCTGTTCTACATTGGCGCTGGCACCAGCGGAAGATTGGGCGTAGTAGACGCGTCTGAGTGCCCGCCTACCTTTGGGGTGCCATTTGACATGGTCATTGGCATCATGGCGGGCGGCGACAAAGCCATACGCAAAGCGGTAGAGTTTGCCGAGGACGATGACCAACAAGCCATTCTGGACATGGACGCCTACGGCCTCAATGAGAAAGACGTGGTGGTGGGCATTGCCGCCTCAGGCCGTACGCCCTACGTAATTGGCGGCCTGGAGGCCTGTAATGCGCGCGGCATCACCACGGGTTGTATTGTCTGCAACGCCAACAGCAAGGTAGCGGCTGTGGCCAAGTTCCCGGTGGAAGTGGTGACCGGTCCCGAGTTCCTGACCGGCAGCACTCGCATGAAAGCTGGCACCGCCCAGAAACTAGCCTTGAACATGCTCACCACCTCTACCATGATCCAGTTGGGCCGCGTGAAGGGCAACAAGATGGTAGACATGCAACTCACCAACCACAAACTGGTAGACCGGGGCACACGCATGATTATGGAAGAGCTCAACATCTCAGAAGAAAAAGCCCGCGAACTGCTGGACCTGCACGGCAGCGTGCGCGCCGCCATTGTGGCTGCTCAAAATAACTAA
- the der gene encoding ribosome biogenesis GTPase Der: MANTIAIVGRPNVGKSTLFNRLVGERKAIMDNESGVTRDRHYGYGDWCEKFFTVIDTGGYVHGSEDIFEGEIRKQVELAIKEADVILFMVDVDAGLTGLDQEFADVLRRTDKPIYIVANKADTHARGHMAGEFYALGFESEIFPISSQNGSGTGELLDEVVKHFKEEGIENPDAGIPRIAVVGRPNVGKSSFVNLLLGEDRNIVTDIAGTTRDSIHSHYNAYGKEFILVDTAGLRRKAKVHEDIEFYSVLRSIRALEESDVVVVMLDATRGIESQDLNIIGLADKNRKGLIILVNKWDLVEKETNTMKMLEDAIRERIAPIAYPPILFISVLTKQRVHKAMEKAIEVYENKKTKIPTSKLNEVLLAEIERYPPPAIKGKFIKIKYVTQLPTNTPTFAFFCNLPQYIKEQYSRWLEKRIRENFGFEGVPVNILYRKK, translated from the coding sequence ATGGCAAATACCATCGCCATTGTAGGACGCCCAAATGTGGGTAAATCAACCTTGTTCAACCGTTTAGTGGGAGAACGCAAAGCCATCATGGACAACGAGAGCGGCGTAACCCGTGACCGTCACTATGGCTACGGAGACTGGTGCGAAAAATTCTTCACCGTGATTGACACCGGTGGATACGTGCACGGCTCTGAAGATATTTTTGAAGGCGAAATACGCAAGCAGGTAGAACTGGCTATCAAAGAAGCAGACGTGATTCTGTTCATGGTAGACGTAGACGCTGGCTTGACCGGTCTGGACCAGGAGTTCGCGGATGTGTTGAGACGCACAGACAAACCCATTTACATTGTAGCCAACAAAGCAGACACGCACGCCAGAGGCCACATGGCCGGTGAGTTCTATGCCTTGGGCTTTGAATCTGAGATTTTCCCTATCTCCAGCCAGAACGGTTCGGGCACGGGTGAGTTGCTGGACGAAGTAGTAAAGCACTTCAAAGAAGAAGGCATTGAGAACCCAGACGCAGGCATTCCGCGCATTGCCGTGGTGGGTAGACCAAACGTGGGTAAATCCTCGTTCGTGAACCTGCTTTTAGGCGAAGACAGAAACATAGTAACAGACATAGCCGGCACCACCCGTGACTCCATCCACTCGCACTACAACGCGTATGGCAAAGAGTTTATCCTGGTAGATACTGCTGGTCTAAGACGCAAGGCTAAGGTGCATGAAGACATTGAGTTCTACTCAGTGCTGCGTTCCATCAGAGCCCTGGAGGAAAGTGACGTGGTAGTGGTGATGCTGGATGCCACCCGTGGTATTGAGTCACAGGACTTGAACATCATTGGCTTAGCAGACAAAAACCGCAAAGGCTTGATCATCCTGGTAAACAAATGGGACTTGGTGGAGAAAGAAACCAACACCATGAAGATGCTGGAAGACGCCATCAGGGAACGTATTGCGCCTATTGCGTATCCGCCTATCCTCTTCATCTCTGTGCTCACCAAACAGCGCGTACACAAAGCCATGGAGAAAGCCATTGAGGTGTATGAGAACAAGAAGACCAAGATTCCTACCTCTAAGCTTAATGAAGTGTTGCTAGCCGAGATTGAGCGCTATCCGCCGCCGGCCATCAAAGGCAAGTTTATCAAGATCAAGTACGTGACGCAGTTGCCTACCAACACGCCCACGTTTGCGTTCTTCTGTAACCTGCCGCAGTACATCAAAGAGCAATACTCGCGCTGGCTGGAGAAAAGAATTAGAGAGAACTTCGGGTTTGAAGGCGTTCCGGTGAACATCTTGTACCGTAAAAAATAA
- the era gene encoding GTPase Era → MAEQPHKAGFVSIIGKPNVGKSTLMNVMVGEKLSIITSKAQTTRHRIMGILNSDDFQIVYSDTPGIIQPQYELHESMMRFVHASLEDADVILFVTDIYEKHDESEVVERLRKAKAPILLLINKIDQATQEEVVAKVEYWKEQLPAQEYLAISALHSQGTPGVFQKILDLLPEHPPYYPKDELTDKPERFFAAEMIREKIFLNYKKEIPYSCEVVIEEFKEDDTIIRMRAEISVERKSQKGIVIGDKGAALKKVGTQARLDMEEFFGKKVFLDLYVRVNENWRADKRLLDRFGYNSL, encoded by the coding sequence ATGGCAGAGCAGCCGCACAAAGCAGGATTTGTAAGCATCATAGGCAAGCCCAACGTGGGCAAGTCTACGTTGATGAACGTGATGGTAGGGGAGAAGCTTTCCATTATCACCTCCAAAGCCCAAACCACCCGTCACCGCATCATGGGTATCTTGAACAGTGACGATTTCCAGATTGTTTACTCAGATACGCCCGGCATCATCCAACCCCAGTATGAACTGCATGAGTCCATGATGCGGTTTGTGCATGCCTCCCTAGAAGATGCAGATGTGATTCTGTTTGTCACGGACATCTACGAGAAGCATGATGAGAGCGAAGTAGTGGAGCGTCTGCGCAAAGCCAAAGCGCCTATTCTGTTGCTCATCAACAAGATTGACCAGGCCACCCAAGAAGAGGTAGTCGCCAAGGTGGAATACTGGAAAGAGCAGTTGCCCGCCCAGGAATATCTGGCCATCTCGGCGTTGCACAGCCAGGGCACGCCCGGCGTCTTCCAGAAGATTTTGGACCTGTTGCCAGAGCACCCGCCCTATTACCCCAAAGATGAACTAACCGACAAGCCCGAGCGTTTCTTTGCGGCCGAGATGATACGGGAGAAAATCTTCCTCAACTACAAAAAAGAGATTCCTTACAGTTGCGAAGTGGTGATTGAGGAGTTCAAGGAAGACGACACCATTATTAGAATGCGCGCCGAAATCTCAGTAGAGCGCAAAAGCCAAAAGGGCATTGTGATAGGTGACAAAGGCGCCGCTTTAAAGAAAGTAGGCACCCAAGCCCGTCTGGACATGGAAGAGTTCTTCGGGAAGAAAGTGTTCCTGGACCTGTACGTACGCGTCAACGAAAACTGGCGCGCCGACAAGCGCTTGCTGGACCGGTTTGGGTATAACAGCTTATAG
- a CDS encoding SMP-30/gluconolactonase/LRE family protein yields MNVTSTKKIFLLVLAALVFYIQAQAQQLQFSVQNKMGSGNTQAPQSVAIDAAGNIYVTDQYKDQVLKFSPAGVLLTTFGANGYNDGQFSNPEGIAVDAAGNVYVGDQGNYRVQKFSPNGNGGYTFTAKFGSSGSADGQFGEIADLAVDAAGNVYVVDNARYRVQKFSPAGEFLAKFGSYGNSNGQFWSPEGVAVDSDGVVYVSDDDRQNIQKFKLNPDGTYSYLGTLLSGYGAEDGKLSSPNGLAIDPSGNVFVAERLNHRVQQVNTTGAYVSKLGAQGFTDGALNQPLDVAIGPDGSLVVVGDTRIQKFTNAGVFVNRLGEDGTTAGNFNGPAFVTTDASNNVYVTDAYNHRVQKFDVNGVLLTQFGSYGTGDGQFQRPNGIVVDPATGDVYVSDADQNRIQKFTLGANGSYAFALKFGTKGEGDGQLDEPAGMVFDAAGNLWVADRWNNRVQKFSTAGVFLSSVNTSGQINGRFFEPTGIAIDGTGHLYVVDKELSRVQKLKINADGTFTFVTQFGGLGFSGGGMYKPSGIAVKENGDLYVADYSNHRLAHFILQADGSYSFGGEYKKFNDAWLGNVNGVALDKQGTLYLTDMGTNVVYQLKASAPGELQVKVDGGVVAQNAVINYGNYAGFISSYPVTIKNVSATNTLNLLGAPVVVLSGAQAGSYSVDQFSVPSSLAPNESATFRVKFNPSTAGTHTAQVTFKTNDPQKSTFTLQLTGTRIENSGELLVSQGATAVAKNGTHNFGAFSGTATTVDFTVFNNSTWSSLTFTGTPKVVLSGAQAAAYTVQETNLPASLAAKGTSTFSVTFNPATGGTHQAQLSISTNTWGSTPYVINLTGTRSVASAKEELAQESVKVYPNPTAALVTLDVSSLPVQTYQVQVRNAQGALVMEAKEKPKAGKLHLQLKELATGIYTVHLLTEKQFIVKRIIKN; encoded by the coding sequence ATGAATGTAACCTCTACCAAGAAAATTTTCTTGTTGGTATTGGCGGCCCTTGTCTTTTATATACAGGCGCAGGCCCAACAATTACAGTTTAGTGTCCAGAATAAGATGGGCTCTGGCAACACGCAGGCACCCCAAAGCGTGGCCATAGATGCCGCCGGTAATATCTATGTGACGGACCAGTACAAAGACCAGGTGTTGAAGTTCAGCCCAGCCGGTGTGTTGCTTACCACGTTTGGCGCCAACGGCTACAATGACGGTCAGTTCTCAAACCCAGAAGGCATTGCCGTGGATGCAGCTGGCAATGTCTACGTGGGTGACCAAGGCAATTACCGGGTGCAGAAGTTTAGCCCTAACGGCAACGGCGGTTACACCTTCACGGCAAAGTTTGGTTCCTCGGGCTCGGCGGATGGGCAGTTTGGCGAAATAGCCGATTTGGCCGTAGATGCGGCTGGTAACGTGTACGTAGTAGACAACGCCCGCTACCGTGTGCAGAAGTTTAGCCCCGCAGGTGAGTTCCTGGCCAAGTTTGGGAGCTACGGCAACAGTAACGGCCAATTCTGGAGCCCAGAAGGTGTGGCAGTAGACTCCGATGGCGTAGTGTATGTCTCTGATGATGACCGCCAGAACATTCAGAAGTTTAAGCTAAACCCAGACGGTACCTATTCCTATCTAGGCACGCTCCTTTCTGGCTACGGCGCAGAAGATGGCAAACTCAGTAGCCCCAACGGCCTGGCCATTGACCCTTCCGGAAATGTATTCGTAGCCGAAAGACTCAACCACCGGGTGCAACAGGTAAACACCACAGGAGCTTATGTGAGTAAGTTGGGCGCACAGGGCTTCACCGATGGCGCCTTGAACCAACCTTTGGATGTAGCCATTGGCCCAGACGGATCCTTGGTAGTAGTGGGCGATACCAGAATCCAGAAGTTCACCAATGCGGGCGTGTTTGTAAACCGCTTGGGAGAGGACGGCACCACTGCTGGTAACTTCAACGGACCGGCCTTTGTCACCACAGACGCTAGCAACAACGTGTATGTCACCGATGCCTACAACCACCGAGTACAGAAATTTGACGTCAATGGTGTTCTTTTGACGCAGTTTGGCAGCTATGGCACCGGTGACGGGCAGTTCCAGAGACCCAACGGCATTGTGGTTGACCCCGCCACTGGTGATGTGTATGTGTCAGATGCAGACCAGAACAGAATCCAAAAGTTCACGCTTGGCGCTAACGGCTCCTATGCCTTTGCTCTGAAGTTTGGGACGAAAGGGGAAGGAGACGGTCAGTTGGATGAACCTGCTGGAATGGTCTTTGACGCAGCAGGCAACCTATGGGTGGCTGACCGTTGGAACAACCGCGTGCAGAAATTCAGCACGGCCGGTGTCTTCTTGAGTAGCGTGAACACTTCTGGACAGATCAACGGCCGGTTCTTTGAGCCCACTGGTATTGCCATAGACGGTACGGGCCACCTGTACGTGGTGGACAAGGAGCTAAGCCGGGTGCAGAAACTGAAAATCAACGCAGACGGTACTTTTACTTTTGTTACGCAGTTTGGCGGTTTGGGCTTTAGCGGTGGCGGAATGTACAAACCATCTGGCATAGCCGTAAAGGAAAACGGCGACCTGTACGTAGCTGACTACAGCAACCATAGGCTGGCGCATTTTATTCTTCAGGCAGATGGCAGTTATTCCTTTGGCGGAGAGTACAAGAAATTTAATGATGCCTGGCTCGGGAACGTGAATGGCGTGGCGTTGGATAAACAAGGCACCCTGTACCTCACAGACATGGGCACCAATGTAGTGTATCAGTTAAAAGCTAGTGCCCCCGGCGAATTGCAAGTAAAAGTGGACGGAGGGGTAGTTGCCCAGAACGCTGTCATCAACTACGGGAACTATGCAGGCTTCATTTCCAGCTACCCAGTCACCATCAAAAACGTATCTGCTACCAACACCCTTAATCTGCTAGGGGCACCTGTTGTGGTCTTGTCAGGTGCGCAGGCCGGCTCCTACAGTGTAGATCAGTTTAGCGTTCCTTCTTCTTTGGCTCCCAATGAGAGTGCCACGTTCAGGGTCAAATTCAATCCTTCCACAGCAGGCACGCATACAGCCCAAGTGACCTTTAAAACCAATGATCCCCAGAAAAGCACCTTCACCCTTCAACTAACAGGTACCAGGATTGAAAACTCTGGAGAGTTGCTAGTAAGCCAGGGGGCTACGGCCGTTGCGAAAAACGGGACGCATAATTTTGGGGCCTTCTCTGGCACGGCGACTACGGTAGACTTCACGGTGTTCAATAATTCTACCTGGAGCTCGCTCACGTTTACCGGCACGCCCAAAGTAGTCTTGTCTGGCGCTCAGGCAGCAGCTTATACCGTGCAGGAAACCAACCTGCCGGCCTCACTGGCGGCCAAGGGTACTTCTACGTTTAGCGTCACGTTTAACCCAGCCACAGGCGGCACACACCAGGCCCAGCTTTCCATCAGTACCAATACCTGGGGAAGCACACCCTACGTGATTAACCTAACCGGTACCAGAAGCGTGGCTTCGGCTAAGGAAGAATTAGCCCAAGAATCAGTGAAGGTGTATCCTAACCCAACTGCGGCACTAGTCACGCTGGATGTAAGCTCTCTGCCGGTACAAACGTACCAAGTGCAGGTGCGTAATGCTCAAGGCGCTTTGGTGATGGAGGCCAAGGAGAAACCCAAGGCCGGCAAACTGCACCTGCAACTAAAAGAGCTTGCCACCGGTATCTACACCGTGCACCTGCTCACAGAAAAGCAGTTCATCGTTAAGCGAATCATTAAGAACTAA